The DNA segment ACCTACAACGGTAAACTCATCGCCGATGGGAAAACTATAAAGAAGGCGATCGATAGTAACAGCATTATCTGTGTCAAATCCATACTCTTGGCTAAATAAGCCAACACCATTACCAACAAAGATATTATTCATATTGCCTGAGCGTAAACGCGTCGTTAGACTATCTTTGCCAGTGAAGCTAGTTTCCAGGCCTAGACGTAGGTCGTAACTAAAAGAGGTGCCGCCGTTAGCAGCGGTTTGCGCTTGGCTACCTTTGCCTCTGTATTTGGCAGCACCCAATACCCAGTGGGTTGTGCCCCTAAGCTTAGTAGTAGTGGAAAACTGGGTTGCTTCCAATTCGCCAACGCGAGCTTCAAGGCCATCGGCACGGCCACGAACGATAGCGAGTTCGGTTTCGAATTCATTAAGGAGGCGACGCAGTTCGTCAGTGACTTCGGTAGTACGGTCGAGGCAGGAGTTCAGCAGTGCTGCGGCCTCGTATCGAGTCATTACCCGGTTACCACGAAAAGCTCCGTTTGGATAACCAGCAACGCAGCCATACCGTTCCACTAGGTTATTTAGTGCTTGATAAGCCCAGTCGGTAGGGTAAACGTCAGAGAATTGGGTCACACTAGCGACTTGGTTAAGACTGTTAGTAGAAGAGTCAGCCGCGTAGTCAGAAACACCGTTGATGTTGATCTCAGCGGCATTGACACCAGAGACCAGAAGGCCAAGAGTGGCGGGAGCCGCCAGTATTTGCTGGAAAAGCTTCACTTGAGAATTCCTCACACAGAACATGGGCGTAACGGCGCCCATCCGACTGATAGTCCCTTAACTGTCGTAGTTACGACAGAAGGTATGCCACAAAAACACATGTCTAGTATTAACGGTAACAAAATTGTCAATTAATTGTTCATAGTGAACTAATCTGGCTTGAAGAGAAGCCTATCTAATTCTGTGCATGATCAAACTACATGGAAGAAAGATACTGATGATAAAATGACCGACCTTTGGCAATAAGTGCAGCAAGTTTCTACAGATACTCGAATCGCTGCCGATTAGTCGACCATTTTCAAGCCATCACCGAATTTATTTAAAAATTACTTTTCTTGAAAGTGTTAGTCAGCCCGATCACAGTGATGGGTTTTCGTACCACGTCGGCCGATTAGCCATCCACGCCTCCAGACGTGTCGCAAATTAGGCCACTTATGGTTTCTTGAGCTAATTGGTTTTTGTCTATTGCTTCGACTTCAGTTTTAGATAATACTAAATTTCCTCGCTGGCCAGGCTCAGCCTTAATGGAACTACCCTTAGCTCGCCCGAATAGCTAATAATCGTTTCTGTCAATACTATTTGCTACGCTCCTCTAATTCAGTTTATCTCCAAATCGAATTTTAGTTTTGTCATTCTGGCTAGCGACCAGCATAAGCCTTGCAAAGGCTTATTTGCTCTGATCCCAGACATCATTGACCCGTGGATGTGGGCGTGCAGTGGGCGGGTCAAGTCACCGGCATGGCGAGTTGCAAACTTAATTCAACTGTAAGCTTCCATTGCCGCCAACACATCACCCCCATTTTCTTTAAGTACTCGACACCTCATACTGATACACCTTCATGATCAGTGTGGGGCAAATACTTGGTTAGGCAACTACAAGGCGTAAAATTAATTGCTGTAGATCTAAACTTATTGGAACGTTACGAGATTGTTTTATAAAAGTAATTGGAGGTAACTGCAGCAAAAAGCTATAGCATTTTGTCAAAAGCAACATTACTGTTGTACAATAAAATGAGTAACTGCAGTTGAAGTCATAATCTAATTCTAACTAAAAAAATCAAAATAAACTTTGCCTAAGAGATTTTGTGTCAAATTCGTCGTTGCTAAGCAGTTTTAAAACGATGCCCCCGAGTGGAAAACCGCTCGGGGGCTCTCGCCGGGTCCGCTCTTGCCACGGAACCGGATGATCAGTCAGAAGCAGCCGTTCAGCCGGCATCCTCCGCGATCAGCAGACCCTGCATCAAAGAACTGGAAATCATGGACACCTCCTCCTCAAGGGATTATTGAGCGCCGGCGATGCATTCGGTGAGATCTGAGACTAAAAAGACCGAAGATGTCACCACATCACTGCGATCGGAACTCCTGAACATTAACTGAGATGTTCAGAAGATGGTGCGAATGGAGCAACCCCATCGATGGTTAACGCCATTTCTTCTATGGCTACTCACCCTGATTCTTTGGCTACCGGGACTCGGAAATTTACCGCTTCGAGACTGGGATGAAGGACTCGTTGCCAATGTGGCTCGTTCCACTACAGGGTTGCTTCCCATGAAATGGAAGCACTCATACCTGAACAAGCCTCCAGGGCTTCATTGGCCGATGGGTCAGCTGATCCGAACTCAGGGCAAGCAAGAGAATGTTGTAAGACTGCTGCCGGCATTGATCTCTAGCCTAGCCATACCTCTAATCTTCTTGCTGAGACGCACCCTGGGAGCGAAAGGTTGCGAGCGATCGGCGTTACTCTCTGGACTTGTGCTGATGACGCTGCTGCCTATGGCTCGCCATGGGCGACTGGCTATGCTTGATGGAACATTGGTGAGTTGTACCCTTCTGCTTTGGTGGGGTTGGGTTAACTCCCAAACCAATCATGGCCAAGCATTCGCAGCAGGCCTAGCTTGTAGCGGTATTCTTCTTCTTAAACCACCGGCAATTTTAGGTTTTGGGCTGATTGTCCTTGTCGCCAGCGGACGCACTCTCCGTCCAACAGGACGTCGATTGTGTGCGCTCGTCTTAGGCCTCTTACCTGGAGTGAGTTGGCACGTTTGGCACTGGATCGTTCGAGGTGATAAAGCTTTGTTGATGTGGGGAGGACAAGGGTTAGCCCGTATCACCACAAAGGTTGGCGATGGCTTCGGCTGGTGGATACCATGGGTCGAAATATTGGAAGGGGGATGGCCCTGGCTACTACTATTCCCAAGTGGTATCAGCTGGATCTGGACCCATCGTCAGCAGACCGTTGGACGTTGGCAG comes from the Synechococcus sp. M16CYN genome and includes:
- a CDS encoding glycosyltransferase family 39 protein; its protein translation is MVRMEQPHRWLTPFLLWLLTLILWLPGLGNLPLRDWDEGLVANVARSTTGLLPMKWKHSYLNKPPGLHWPMGQLIRTQGKQENVVRLLPALISSLAIPLIFLLRRTLGAKGCERSALLSGLVLMTLLPMARHGRLAMLDGTLVSCTLLLWWGWVNSQTNHGQAFAAGLACSGILLLKPPAILGFGLIVLVASGRTLRPTGRRLCALVLGLLPGVSWHVWHWIVRGDKALLMWGGQGLARITTKVGDGFGWWIPWVEILEGGWPWLLLFPSGISWIWTHRQQTVGRWQLSLLLGSALMVLPLRTQLPWYSHLLWPPISLVCAEGLRELLERGQPRWVPQSWRAIGCLLTILGCVAIFDKTLTIPNLSLVCAGLGLLAGGHGLQNNARRHRAQGLVILLIGWGLALLTLWQSRLWLWELNESWDPRPIAAEIKKLPVNAEVLVEGPIRPSLSWYADRELSRFYQKSSPDDRHWVVSNRHIPDCHLANRPVKGEWQLWQCD